The Alosa sapidissima isolate fAloSap1 chromosome 8, fAloSap1.pri, whole genome shotgun sequence genome contains a region encoding:
- the LOC121715670 gene encoding uncharacterized protein LOC121715670 isoform X2: MRKQVTFLEEGNRERNQHGNSRYMPTRSAGSPHASTIHLNVDESNNQNNRTRKTLPYKPLPQQTAEIQRMKTIHIPKSMMMAPFLQHPSLSTGQKRYLCSIASVYSTEHLRRQMRQHYISILRSCAATAAGHRSAGRHRGSSVKAHLRGHPSSVDSGEGPPTLTGTNTIHEWHNNTAHSGKLVLPQITSQNRNKEMHSLRARRPGGKPEFPLSGGGDGHCAELNNGCFVTSSSDFLT, from the exons ATGAGGAAGCAGGTTACCTTCTTGGAGGAAGGAAACAGAGAGCGTAACCAACATGGGAACAGTAGGTACATGCCAACAAG GTCTGCGGGGTCTCCACACGCATCCACGATCCATTTGAACG TTGATGAAAGCAATAATCAAAACAACAGGACTCGCAAAACGTTGCCGTATAAACCATTGCCACAACAAACAGCAGAAATCCAGCGCATGAAAACCATTCACATTCCCAAGTCAATGATGATGGCACCTTTCTTACAG CACCCCAGTCTGTCTACAGGGCAGAAGCGGTACCTGTGCAGCATCGCTAGTGTGTACAGCACAGAGCACCTGCGCAGACAGATGCGCCAACACTACATCAGCATCCTCAGGAGCTGCGCCGCAACAG CTGCAGGTCACAGATCAGCAGGCAGACACAGAGGGTCATCGGTGAAAGCTCACCTCAGAGGCCACCCGTCTTCTGTGGACAGCGGAGAAGGGCCCCCAACTCTCACCGGGACCAACACCATCCATGAGTGGCACAACAACACGGCACACTCTGGCAAACTAGTTCTGCCCCAAATCACCAGCCAGAACAG GAACAAAGAGATGCACTCCTTACGAGCAAGAAGACCTGGAGGAAAACCTGAGTTCCCTCTctctggaggaggagatggacatTGTGCTGAACTGAATAACGGCTGTTTTGTCACTTCCTCCTCAGACTTCCTCACATGA
- the LOC121715670 gene encoding protein FAM216A isoform X1, which translates to MRKQVTFLEEGNRERNQHGNSRYMPTRSAGSPHASTIHLNVDESNNQNNRTRKTLPYKPLPQQTAEIQRMKTIHIPKSMMMAPFLQHPSLSTGQKRYLCSIASVYSTEHLRRQMRQHYISILRSCAATAAGHRSAGRHRGSSVKAHLRGHPSSVDSGEGPPTLTGTNTIHEWHNNTAHSGKLVLPQITSQNSKSHRKVKSSKHASSKGTKRCTPYEQEDLEENLSSLSLEEEMDIVLN; encoded by the exons ATGAGGAAGCAGGTTACCTTCTTGGAGGAAGGAAACAGAGAGCGTAACCAACATGGGAACAGTAGGTACATGCCAACAAG GTCTGCGGGGTCTCCACACGCATCCACGATCCATTTGAACG TTGATGAAAGCAATAATCAAAACAACAGGACTCGCAAAACGTTGCCGTATAAACCATTGCCACAACAAACAGCAGAAATCCAGCGCATGAAAACCATTCACATTCCCAAGTCAATGATGATGGCACCTTTCTTACAG CACCCCAGTCTGTCTACAGGGCAGAAGCGGTACCTGTGCAGCATCGCTAGTGTGTACAGCACAGAGCACCTGCGCAGACAGATGCGCCAACACTACATCAGCATCCTCAGGAGCTGCGCCGCAACAG CTGCAGGTCACAGATCAGCAGGCAGACACAGAGGGTCATCGGTGAAAGCTCACCTCAGAGGCCACCCGTCTTCTGTGGACAGCGGAGAAGGGCCCCCAACTCTCACCGGGACCAACACCATCCATGAGTGGCACAACAACACGGCACACTCTGGCAAACTAGTTCTGCCCCAAATCACCAGCCAGAACAG TAAAAGTCACAGAAAAGTGAAGTCCAGTAAGCATGCATCATCCAAAG GAACAAAGAGATGCACTCCTTACGAGCAAGAAGACCTGGAGGAAAACCTGAGTTCCCTCTctctggaggaggagatggacatTGTGCTGAACTGA
- the LOC121715671 gene encoding ubiquitin-conjugating enzyme E2 G1-like, with protein sequence MTEQSALLLRKQLAELNKNPVEGFSAGLIDDDDIYKWEVVIIGPQDTLFEGGFFKAYLTFPYDYPLRPPKMKFITEIWHPNVAKNGDVCISILHEPGEDKFGYEKPEERWLPIHTVETIMISVISMLADPNSDSPANVDAAKEWREDPNGEFKRKVARCVRKSQEMAFD encoded by the exons ATGACTGAACAATCCGCACTACTTCTTCGAAAACAGCTGGcag AGCTCAACAAGAACCCTGTCGAGGGATTTTCTGCTGGGCTCATAGACGATGACGACATCTATAAATGGGAGGTTGTCATCATCGGCCCACAGGACACGCTCTT TGAAGGAGGCTTTTTTAAAGCATACCTGACCTTCCCTTATGACTACCCTCTACGGCCGCCAAAGATGAAGTTCATCACTGAGATCTGGCACCCTAACG TGGCCAAAAACGGTGACGTGTGCATCTCGATCCTGCATGAGCCGGGCGAGGACAAGTTTGGCTACGAGAAGCCGGAGGAGCGCTGGCTGCCCATCCACACGGTGGAGACCATCATGATCAGCGTCATCTCCATGCTGGCTGACCCCAATAGCGACTCGCCCGCTAATGTCGACGCAGCG AAAGAGTGGAGGGAGGACCCAAACGGCGAGTTCAAGAGGAAGGTGGCCCGCTGTGTACGAAAGAGCCAAGAGATGGCATTCGATTAA